In Longimicrobiaceae bacterium, the genomic window GACTGGATCGTCGACCCGCAGGCGGTGGAGCCGGGCACGGCCATGCCGGGGCTCGGCGTGACTCCCGAGGAGGCCCTGCACATGGCCGCCTATCTGTTCACGCTGGGGAAAGGCTCTTCTTCCCGGGCGGCGGAGAGAAGCTAGGAGTTCGCGCGGCGTATGGATCCCGCGGCTCGGCGGCGTCGCTCCTTCCTCCCGGTCGCGCTCGGGGGAACCCCGGCCTCATCGTGAAGCCATGCATGTGAACCGGCCGGGATTCGTCCGATGGGTCGTCCTCGCGCTGGCGTTGCGGGCGGGACCCGCCTGGGCGCACACCGGCCGCCCCCCCGCGCCGCACGACGTGTGGAGCGCCTGGAGCTGGGAGCCGGGGGTGCTGCTGGGGCTCGGACTCTCGGCGTGGCTCTATGCGCGGGGAGTGGAGCGGCTCTGGCGCCGCGCCGGGGTGGGGCGGGGGATCCGGAGATGGCAGGCCGGCTGCTTCGCGGCCGGGCTCGCCACGCTCTTTCTGGCGCTCGTCTCTCCCCTGGACGCCCTGGGCTCCGCGCTGTTCTCGGCCCACATGGCACAGCACGAGCTGCTCATCCTGGTGGCGGCCCCGCTCCTCGTGCTCGGGGCGCCTCTGATTCCCTTCGTCTGGGCCCTCCCGCCCCGCTGGCGGGGACGGGCGGGGGGGGTCGGAAGGCTCCCCGCCGTTCGCGCTGCGTGGGGCGCGCTGACACATCCCCTCACGGCGTGGTCGCTCCACGCGGCGGCGGTCTGGACCTGGCATGCACCCGCCCTCTACCAGAGGACGCTGGTGAGCGAGCCGGCGCACGTCGCACAGCATGCGAGCTTCCTGGGGACGGCTCTCCTCTTCTGGTGGGTGCTCCTCCACCCCGGCCGGCGGGGCGCGCTGGGGCACGGGATCGGGGTGCTCTACGTCTTCACCACGGCCGTGTACGGCAGCGTCCTCGGCGCGCTCCTCACCTTCGCGCCGGCTCCCTGGTATCCCGCCTATGCGCCGAGCGTCGGGGCATGGGGGCTCTCCCTGCTCGAAGACCAGCAGCTCGGCGGGCTCGTCATGTGGGTGCCCTTCGGGCTCGTATACCTGGGGGCGGCCCTCGCGCTCTTCGCGGCGTGGCTGCGCGCGATCGAGCGGGAGGTGCGGAGGGCGGAAGCATCCGCCTCCCCGCGGAGTCCCTCCGCATCCCCGCTCCGGACCGGGTAGCTGGCGTGCGCCTTACCAGGCGAACTCA contains:
- a CDS encoding cytochrome c oxidase assembly protein; translated protein: MHVNRPGFVRWVVLALALRAGPAWAHTGRPPAPHDVWSAWSWEPGVLLGLGLSAWLYARGVERLWRRAGVGRGIRRWQAGCFAAGLATLFLALVSPLDALGSALFSAHMAQHELLILVAAPLLVLGAPLIPFVWALPPRWRGRAGGVGRLPAVRAAWGALTHPLTAWSLHAAAVWTWHAPALYQRTLVSEPAHVAQHASFLGTALLFWWVLLHPGRRGALGHGIGVLYVFTTAVYGSVLGALLTFAPAPWYPAYAPSVGAWGLSLLEDQQLGGLVMWVPFGLVYLGAALALFAAWLRAIEREVRRAEASASPRSPSASPLRTG